A stretch of the uncultured Desulfobacter sp. genome encodes the following:
- a CDS encoding (Fe-S)-binding protein yields the protein MKKGTLSDLFEPMSPVATDILEKCTNCGICQVQCVFLTRYGTPKEIFTALSPVTQHSIAFECSLCGLCQTVCPENLDPVEAFLNLRRDAVNNNQIDLSKYSTILGYEKKGTSALFSCYALPQDCDTIFFPGCTLPGTRPKTTWRLFEALKALKPNLGIVLDCCTKPSHDIGRATYFQSMFGEMLNFLQTHRIKRIWLACPNCYKVFKTYAPQMSIESVYEVINSTGLPHRFADGSRPFEDTPLVVHDPCPMRDDTLVQDSVRSLLTGMNLSVGKMAFEKKKTLCCGEGGAVGFIDPELAGTWAQKRKKAAGRRPIVTYCAGCAGFLNRTTPTFHILDLLFFPDETAAGRFKAAKAPFTYFHRLSLKRKIKKMLPGAVFRERNYRPKE from the coding sequence TTGAAAAAGGGAACCCTATCAGACCTGTTCGAGCCTATGTCGCCTGTGGCTACCGATATTCTTGAAAAATGTACCAATTGCGGTATCTGCCAGGTTCAGTGCGTCTTTTTAACCCGATACGGCACACCCAAAGAGATCTTTACAGCCCTGAGCCCTGTAACACAACATTCTATTGCCTTTGAATGCAGTCTTTGCGGTCTGTGCCAGACAGTCTGTCCCGAGAATCTGGACCCGGTAGAGGCATTTCTCAACTTAAGGAGGGATGCCGTAAACAACAATCAGATCGATCTGTCAAAGTATTCCACAATCCTGGGGTATGAAAAAAAAGGCACCTCTGCTTTATTTTCATGTTATGCCTTGCCCCAAGACTGCGATACGATCTTTTTCCCCGGCTGCACCCTTCCAGGAACCCGGCCAAAAACCACATGGCGCCTGTTTGAAGCCCTAAAGGCCCTGAAGCCGAATTTAGGGATTGTTCTGGACTGCTGCACCAAACCGAGTCATGACATAGGTCGTGCGACCTATTTTCAAAGCATGTTTGGGGAAATGTTGAACTTTTTACAGACCCACCGGATTAAACGGATCTGGCTTGCCTGCCCCAACTGCTATAAAGTGTTTAAAACGTATGCACCGCAAATGAGCATTGAAAGCGTCTACGAAGTGATAAACAGTACAGGCCTGCCACACAGATTTGCTGACGGTTCCCGCCCTTTTGAGGATACGCCACTGGTGGTCCATGACCCCTGTCCCATGCGCGATGACACCCTAGTTCAGGATTCGGTCCGGTCTCTTTTAACCGGAATGAACCTGTCTGTCGGAAAAATGGCCTTTGAAAAAAAAAAGACGCTTTGTTGCGGAGAAGGCGGGGCTGTGGGATTTATTGATCCTGAACTTGCCGGAACGTGGGCCCAAAAACGAAAAAAAGCCGCAGGCCGTAGGCCCATCGTGACCTATTGCGCCGGCTGCGCTGGATTTTTAAACCGAACCACCCCAACCTTTCACATCCTTGACCTTCTTTTTTTTCCTGATGAAACGGCCGCAGGGCGTTTTAAAGCAGCAAAGGCGCCATTTACTTATTTTCACCGCCTGTCCCTGAAGCGAAAAATCAAAAAAATGCTGCCGGGTGCTGTTTTCCGGGAAAGAAATTATCGTCCGAAAGAGTAG
- a CDS encoding SGNH/GDSL hydrolase family protein, which yields MKKHFFTLLAYFFILMGVCGPGLAATTFDNLVVFGDSLSDTGKFNGLRYTDGDLWVETLAETLGLALDNHAYAGATTDYDNPSAGLSYTGLLWQVAQYGSSSPTENSLVTVWAGANDLADERGYAAAADNILTALGLLYDKGFRSFMVLNLPDIGNTPKLQNIGQIVADAASWWSQAFNADLAGKLTNFAEAYEGVMLYDLDIYAAFDEYTVNTQDWEDLFWIDGYHPSSTGHAMIADIAASAVPVPQTALLLVSGLLGLALAGRKRQNAV from the coding sequence ATGAAAAAGCATTTTTTTACACTATTGGCGTACTTCTTTATACTCATGGGTGTTTGTGGTCCTGGGCTGGCTGCCACAACATTTGATAATCTGGTGGTGTTTGGGGACAGTCTCTCGGATACCGGCAAATTTAATGGGCTAAGGTATACCGACGGTGATCTCTGGGTGGAAACCCTGGCGGAAACCCTTGGACTGGCATTAGATAACCATGCTTATGCCGGTGCCACCACGGACTATGACAACCCGAGTGCAGGATTAAGCTACACCGGGCTTTTATGGCAGGTGGCCCAATACGGTTCTTCATCACCAACAGAAAACAGTCTGGTGACGGTATGGGCCGGGGCCAACGATTTGGCTGATGAACGTGGCTATGCGGCTGCTGCCGATAACATCCTAACCGCTCTTGGGTTATTGTACGACAAGGGTTTTCGATCTTTTATGGTTCTCAATCTTCCCGACATCGGCAATACCCCCAAACTACAAAATATAGGGCAAATCGTTGCTGACGCAGCATCCTGGTGGAGCCAGGCATTTAATGCCGACTTGGCCGGTAAGCTGACAAATTTTGCAGAGGCCTACGAGGGGGTAATGCTTTATGATTTGGATATATATGCGGCCTTTGATGAATATACGGTCAACACCCAGGATTGGGAGGATCTTTTCTGGATTGACGGATATCATCCATCTTCCACAGGCCATGCAATGATTGCAGACATTGCAGCAAGTGCCGTTCCCGTGCCCCAAACGGCCCTTCTTCTAGTTTCCGGGCTTTTGGGCCTTGCCCTGGCCGGTCGGAAACGACAAAATGCTGTCTAA
- a CDS encoding rhodanese-like domain-containing protein: protein MKKIFLTLVIVMMAVPAFAFGYNYVSPDKVKSWIETGHPINIVDIQVTEEFKAHHLPGAIPTYSYPVKSDSDKAKLDNAVGEAKKNNDPVVIVCPRGKGGAKRCYDYLKENGVAEDRLLILEKGQLGWPHQEMVKTE, encoded by the coding sequence ATGAAAAAAATATTCCTGACGCTGGTAATCGTAATGATGGCAGTCCCAGCCTTCGCATTTGGATACAATTATGTATCGCCGGACAAAGTAAAATCCTGGATAGAAACCGGGCACCCCATCAACATTGTGGATATCCAGGTTACCGAAGAGTTTAAGGCCCACCATCTACCCGGCGCCATACCCACCTATTCCTATCCGGTAAAATCAGACAGCGACAAGGCCAAGCTTGACAATGCCGTTGGTGAGGCTAAAAAGAACAATGACCCTGTGGTCATTGTCTGCCCTAGAGGCAAAGGCGGTGCTAAGCGTTGTTATGATTACCTTAAGGAAAATGGCGTTGCGGAAGACCGCCTTTTGATCTTGGAAAAGGGGCAATTGGGGTGGCCCCATCAGGAAATGGTTAAAACAGAATAG
- a CDS encoding universal stress protein: protein MNYKLLHIFRNTPFGRETFLQSLYFCKTIKASPVVYIPKTDKFLMYFANDVVQVNLDNSFLAFPNTAHEHVISLFDQAGIPPRFYEPKNFTASTLPDISSQFDYMCSPRSISDLSSKISLGHLGPKVRRMIKQATFPILIASPVFKPWKSISVFFGGSANAMNALVLGLKIAIASEFSLKIYTVLENDNEETVRDMVRGTDLEKLVAQYVDEWCFYESSGFDQMLYDVPHDSLIVLGAYGHGVIKEILLGSKMEHIQSTVTNNLLVTGPSCRISLT from the coding sequence ATGAACTATAAACTGCTTCATATTTTCAGGAATACCCCTTTTGGCAGGGAAACTTTTTTGCAGTCCCTCTATTTTTGTAAAACCATTAAAGCCTCTCCTGTTGTGTATATTCCTAAAACAGATAAATTCTTAATGTATTTTGCCAATGACGTGGTGCAGGTGAACCTGGACAATTCTTTTTTAGCCTTTCCAAATACAGCCCATGAGCATGTTATTTCGCTTTTTGATCAAGCCGGGATACCGCCCAGGTTTTATGAGCCCAAAAATTTTACCGCTTCTACCCTGCCGGATATATCCAGTCAATTTGATTATATGTGTTCACCACGTTCAATCAGTGACCTGTCATCTAAAATAAGTCTGGGCCACTTAGGCCCAAAGGTTCGACGGATGATAAAGCAGGCCACCTTTCCCATCCTAATTGCTAGCCCTGTATTTAAGCCGTGGAAAAGCATATCCGTCTTTTTTGGTGGTTCCGCCAATGCGATGAATGCCCTGGTTTTAGGGCTGAAAATCGCCATTGCCTCAGAATTTTCTTTAAAAATTTATACCGTGCTTGAAAATGACAACGAGGAAACGGTCCGCGACATGGTCCGGGGTACAGACCTTGAAAAACTTGTGGCGCAGTATGTGGATGAATGGTGTTTCTATGAATCTTCCGGATTTGACCAGATGCTGTATGATGTACCCCATGACTCACTGATCGTTCTTGGCGCCTATGGGCACGGCGTAATTAAAGAGATTCTTCTGGGAAGCAAGATGGAACATATTCAGTCCACGGTCACCAACAACCTGCTGGTGACTGGTCCGAGTTGCCGAATATCTTTAACCTGA
- a CDS encoding Crp/Fnr family transcriptional regulator, which produces MRSSSFENDNFLKQIPLFSGLTDSEIQKIESVSCKKSFLKDTVIINEGDETNSLYIILKGRANALSMDPDGRQIILNVFRPGDYFGEMSFIDAKPRSAAVITKEKSKFVVIKREAFLQIVSENPELMLNMMKGLVGKIRVATRQIEDLAFKDVYGRIARLLTELKNGDGVVTEKLTNTEIAFRVGASREMVSRIVSELKNGGYIDKNRGMIQLKKSLPYQF; this is translated from the coding sequence ATGCGATCATCATCCTTTGAAAACGACAATTTTCTGAAACAGATCCCTTTATTTTCAGGTCTTACGGACAGTGAAATTCAGAAAATAGAATCGGTCTCCTGCAAAAAATCTTTTCTCAAAGACACTGTCATTATCAATGAAGGGGATGAAACAAACAGCCTGTATATCATTTTAAAGGGGCGGGCAAATGCATTGAGTATGGATCCGGACGGCAGGCAGATTATCCTGAACGTGTTCAGGCCGGGGGACTATTTTGGGGAAATGAGTTTTATTGATGCCAAACCCCGCAGCGCCGCAGTGATCACAAAGGAAAAATCCAAATTCGTTGTAATAAAAAGAGAGGCGTTCCTGCAGATTGTCTCTGAAAATCCTGAACTCATGCTGAATATGATGAAAGGGTTGGTCGGGAAAATCCGGGTGGCCACACGGCAGATAGAAGATTTGGCTTTCAAGGATGTTTATGGAAGAATCGCCAGATTGCTCACTGAATTAAAAAATGGCGACGGTGTGGTTACCGAAAAATTGACCAATACGGAAATTGCCTTTCGGGTGGGGGCATCCAGGGAAATGGTCAGCAGGATTGTTTCGGAGTTGAAAAACGGAGGATATATCGATAAAAACAGAGGGATGATTCAATTGAAAAAATCCCTTCCTTATCAATTTTAA
- a CDS encoding C25 family cysteine peptidase, whose amino-acid sequence MNRSKRIIHNQFYAFSLFAILFFGIIVTDAMGAQQLNYAFETPKIRALTTEMPSAGDLTKFSGLPFSSVTQKGTIPYAAKEGLPVLPVKTAKILIPQGHTVTKISVSPGKKRQLEGNYNIEYRMRPQITTDRSQNKTSPDSEIYKSAKEFPGVLYKKVGIQRKQGATVLVINLFPIQYVPAKGILLYYESLNVSVETQMVKKEDTSSENENQVTDLSSVINFVDNPQTIEWYQGVYLNDNGFYQIDPDIFFKRYTYIIITDKNFSASFKPLISHKQSRGISAKLFTLSYIYSNYSGTRPDGSTDNQTKIRNFINHARRFYGTKYVLLGGDDDIIPHRGAYGKVGGITDTDIPTDLYYACLDGTWDNDADGIYGEYNDGKGGGEVDLYSDVYVGRAPVNTEEEADNFVNKTITFETGRFIEKALMTGTQLNPVTWGGDHKDLITPLLPPVWSVDTLYDRDGTCSTGSVVNFLDSNEYIVLNSAGHGSNSNFSHIDRGDVDGLTNTVYPLIYTWACYTASFDNRRSYGSYETDDAVAEHFVKNPNGAFAFIGNSRYGWYSPGSTGGTSQQFDETFFDTLFNDNIINLGKTLADSKEDLIGSVGATGSYRWVYFCLNLLGDPETPFSTDPVCYPDLNAPKLSLKGTQTIPLHGNIYKFFKLNITNWRSFPNDLFTPSPWLPPCGSNPNASRTWIKIYDQDDRQLYGFCAFNSNDDLTKIWFSVRNGNPTPKSVYVVLEDRECDIKYTSNKILIPRFIELPHDFEIQPKRELLKKELTLSVK is encoded by the coding sequence ATGAACCGTTCAAAAAGAATAATACACAACCAATTTTATGCATTCAGTTTATTCGCAATCCTGTTTTTTGGGATAATCGTTACGGATGCTATGGGTGCTCAACAATTAAATTATGCATTTGAAACACCCAAGATAAGGGCATTAACAACTGAAATGCCATCGGCTGGAGATCTAACAAAATTTTCGGGTCTGCCGTTCTCTTCGGTAACCCAAAAGGGCACGATCCCCTATGCCGCAAAAGAAGGGTTACCGGTTCTTCCGGTTAAAACGGCAAAAATATTGATACCGCAGGGTCATACGGTTACCAAGATTTCCGTATCGCCCGGAAAAAAACGGCAACTGGAAGGCAATTACAATATTGAATACAGAATGCGCCCTCAAATAACTACGGACCGCTCACAAAACAAAACATCTCCTGACAGTGAAATATATAAATCAGCCAAGGAGTTTCCCGGTGTACTGTACAAAAAAGTCGGTATTCAGCGCAAGCAGGGGGCAACTGTCCTGGTAATCAATCTTTTCCCTATTCAATACGTTCCAGCAAAGGGTATTCTGCTGTATTATGAAAGTCTGAACGTATCCGTTGAAACGCAAATGGTTAAAAAAGAAGATACATCCTCAGAAAATGAAAACCAGGTAACAGATCTTTCATCTGTCATCAATTTTGTTGATAATCCGCAAACCATAGAATGGTATCAGGGCGTATACCTGAATGACAACGGATTTTACCAGATTGACCCGGATATTTTTTTCAAACGATACACCTATATTATTATCACGGACAAAAATTTTTCAGCTTCTTTTAAGCCGCTTATCTCCCACAAGCAAAGCCGTGGTATTTCGGCAAAACTTTTCACTCTGAGCTATATCTATTCAAATTACAGTGGTACCCGGCCGGACGGCAGCACGGACAACCAGACCAAAATCCGAAATTTCATCAACCACGCCCGCAGGTTTTATGGGACTAAATACGTACTGCTCGGAGGCGACGACGACATCATCCCCCACAGAGGCGCCTATGGCAAGGTTGGAGGAATAACCGACACCGATATTCCGACTGATCTCTATTATGCATGTTTAGACGGCACCTGGGACAATGATGCGGACGGAATATATGGTGAATACAATGACGGCAAAGGCGGCGGCGAAGTTGACCTATACAGCGACGTTTACGTGGGACGCGCGCCTGTCAATACGGAAGAAGAGGCCGACAATTTCGTAAATAAAACCATAACATTTGAAACCGGTCGTTTCATAGAAAAAGCCCTTATGACCGGAACCCAATTAAACCCGGTAACATGGGGTGGAGATCATAAAGATCTGATCACTCCGCTTCTGCCGCCGGTATGGTCCGTTGATACCCTTTATGACAGAGATGGGACTTGCAGTACCGGATCTGTTGTAAACTTTTTGGACAGCAATGAGTATATCGTCCTGAACAGCGCAGGCCATGGTAGTAACAGCAACTTTTCACATATCGACCGCGGGGATGTGGACGGACTGACCAACACGGTATATCCGCTCATTTACACCTGGGCGTGTTATACCGCTTCGTTTGACAACCGGCGTTCCTATGGATCTTACGAAACGGATGATGCCGTTGCCGAACATTTTGTAAAAAACCCGAACGGCGCCTTCGCGTTTATTGGAAATTCCCGCTATGGTTGGTATTCTCCGGGAAGCACCGGGGGCACATCCCAGCAATTTGATGAGACATTTTTTGATACCCTTTTCAATGACAACATTATCAATCTGGGTAAAACCCTGGCCGATTCAAAGGAAGATCTTATCGGTTCAGTTGGAGCAACCGGTTCATATCGCTGGGTATATTTCTGTTTGAATCTCCTTGGTGATCCTGAAACGCCATTCAGCACAGACCCTGTCTGCTACCCCGATTTGAACGCACCTAAACTTTCACTCAAGGGAACGCAAACCATACCTCTCCACGGAAATATTTACAAATTCTTTAAACTAAACATCACCAACTGGCGTTCTTTTCCAAACGACCTTTTCACTCCATCCCCCTGGCTTCCGCCCTGCGGATCAAATCCCAATGCCTCACGGACATGGATCAAAATATATGATCAGGATGACAGGCAGCTATATGGATTTTGTGCTTTTAATTCAAATGACGATTTAACAAAAATCTGGTTTTCAGTTAGAAATGGCAATCCCACACCCAAATCGGTTTATGTCGTGCTTGAGGATAGGGAATGTGATATCAAGTATACCTCTAACAAAATTCTTATCCCCCGGTTCATTGAGCTACCCCATGATTTTGAAATCCAGCCCAAGCGGGAACTATTGAAAAAAGAGTTAACTCTGTCTGTGAAATGA
- a CDS encoding FAD-dependent oxidoreductase has translation MKKNLVLIGGGHAHMTALENIAKFVEKGYKVTVIGPSFYHYYSGMGPGMLGGTYTPSDIRFATRDVVCKQGGVFVKDYATRIDPTAKTVQTAGGQSVAYDVLSVNAGSYVSMKDLPGNAENIYPVKPIEKLMEAAETLKILFKRKKAVVTIVGGGPSSAEVAGNIWQLAKQTKQNIPEIKILAGNRFMAKFPESVRSRVIRVLEKRGIQIFENGYVKKVTNESIIMDSGQQLSTDFTFLASGVKPSKLFQTSGLPVGPDNGLLVNKYLQSVTYPDIFGGGDCIHFKDKPLDKVGVYAVRQNPVLLNNLFARLEGRPLQAFEPGPEYLLIFNLGANLGVLKKRGIVFSGQPAFWIKNYIDKKFMKKFQAIEKTL, from the coding sequence ATGAAAAAAAACTTGGTTCTGATCGGCGGCGGACACGCCCACATGACGGCACTTGAAAATATCGCTAAATTTGTTGAAAAGGGATATAAGGTTACCGTGATTGGTCCATCCTTTTACCATTATTATTCCGGCATGGGACCGGGTATGCTGGGCGGGACATACACCCCTTCGGACATTCGTTTCGCCACCCGAGATGTTGTCTGCAAACAGGGCGGCGTCTTTGTAAAGGATTATGCGACCCGGATTGACCCGACGGCAAAAACCGTTCAAACCGCCGGAGGGCAAAGTGTGGCCTATGATGTGCTGTCCGTGAATGCAGGATCCTATGTCTCTATGAAGGATTTGCCTGGTAATGCCGAAAATATTTATCCGGTCAAGCCCATTGAAAAGCTTATGGAAGCGGCAGAAACGCTCAAGATCCTTTTTAAACGAAAAAAAGCTGTAGTGACTATAGTTGGCGGTGGTCCTTCCTCGGCAGAAGTGGCAGGAAACATATGGCAACTGGCAAAACAAACAAAGCAGAATATACCGGAAATAAAAATTCTTGCCGGTAACAGGTTTATGGCCAAATTTCCTGAAAGCGTCCGGAGCCGTGTGATCCGTGTCCTTGAAAAAAGGGGTATCCAAATCTTTGAAAACGGATATGTAAAAAAAGTAACCAATGAATCCATTATCATGGATTCAGGCCAACAACTCTCCACGGATTTTACCTTTCTTGCCTCCGGCGTGAAACCCTCAAAGCTGTTTCAAACATCCGGCCTGCCGGTTGGTCCGGATAACGGTTTGCTGGTAAATAAATACCTGCAAAGCGTGACATATCCGGATATCTTCGGCGGTGGGGACTGTATACATTTTAAGGATAAGCCATTAGACAAGGTGGGGGTGTATGCGGTCAGACAAAATCCGGTGCTGCTGAACAACCTGTTTGCCAGGCTTGAAGGAAGGCCGCTGCAGGCGTTTGAACCGGGGCCGGAATACCTCTTAATATTTAACCTTGGCGCAAATCTTGGTGTGTTGAAAAAAAGAGGTATCGTATTCAGCGGTCAACCGGCATTCTGGATCAAAAATTATATTGATAAAAAATTTATGAAAAAATTTCAGGCCATAGAGAAAACACTTTAA
- a CDS encoding chloride channel protein yields MSKLKQTYNSFYAKFFLFDDRLVLMTAGAVVGICAGVAAVALRLSLASVLEFLAPYRQYGWAFILPGIGAMLSFLFLDKVVREGAGHGVPEVIYAVSRRGGLLRLRSTVSRLVSSFLTIASGGSAGPEAPVVMSGSAIGSNIAKFLGLNDRQRMTLVGCGTAGAISAIFHAPVAGLIFSVEIILGEWKFVNIIPITIAAVAGAQISEAIIPEKELFQHIPFDIFTGDILGSIGLALFTAIVSVIFTRTLRKVGGIAKRTPVSPWLRAMMGGCTVGTIGIFMPMVLGEGYHPIMEMVSGTFPMAFWLVFLGLFLKIFVTSITLGWGGSGGIFAPCLVIGSLSGVVFYKAMMFVFPNAAVTSEGAYALLGMTGIMAGVMQAPLSSIFLIAEITGGYEAILLLLLVSSISSTLSHIIEPASFYFKDLIERGEFMRPGTDARVLSDLSLNEIIDTNYKTVSENMVFREFINIIRNSDRNHYPVISDETGNYLGMVRVSSIRKYALEPAFYDMIFLNQIMDTDMVTVSYDDDLHDVLEFMEAFNIDHIPVVDHNRFSGMISKSRILDLYRRELIMQTNIQ; encoded by the coding sequence ATGAGCAAGCTAAAACAAACTTATAATTCTTTTTATGCAAAATTTTTTCTTTTTGACGACCGACTTGTGCTGATGACTGCCGGTGCCGTGGTCGGTATTTGTGCAGGTGTTGCAGCCGTAGCGCTAAGGCTTTCATTGGCTTCGGTTCTTGAATTTCTTGCACCCTACCGCCAATACGGCTGGGCATTTATCTTGCCGGGCATCGGCGCAATGCTCTCTTTTCTGTTTCTTGATAAAGTGGTGCGGGAAGGGGCAGGCCATGGCGTGCCCGAAGTCATATATGCCGTATCCAGACGGGGTGGCCTTTTGCGACTTCGGTCTACCGTTTCAAGGCTTGTATCCAGTTTTTTAACCATTGCCAGCGGTGGCTCTGCAGGCCCCGAAGCCCCGGTTGTCATGAGCGGATCTGCCATCGGCTCCAATATCGCAAAATTTTTGGGGCTCAATGACCGGCAACGTATGACGTTGGTGGGCTGTGGTACAGCCGGCGCCATTTCCGCCATTTTTCACGCCCCTGTGGCCGGACTTATTTTTTCCGTTGAGATCATTCTTGGGGAATGGAAATTTGTCAATATCATTCCCATTACCATTGCTGCTGTGGCCGGTGCCCAGATCAGTGAAGCCATCATCCCTGAAAAAGAACTTTTCCAGCACATCCCATTTGATATTTTTACAGGAGATATTTTAGGCAGCATCGGACTGGCCCTGTTCACCGCAATAGTCTCTGTAATTTTTACACGGACGCTCAGAAAAGTTGGGGGCATAGCCAAACGAACACCAGTATCCCCCTGGCTTCGCGCAATGATGGGCGGTTGCACAGTGGGCACCATAGGAATTTTCATGCCCATGGTGCTGGGTGAAGGATATCATCCGATCATGGAAATGGTAAGCGGTACGTTTCCCATGGCATTCTGGCTCGTATTCCTTGGACTTTTCTTAAAAATATTTGTCACGTCCATCACCCTGGGTTGGGGCGGTTCCGGGGGCATCTTTGCGCCTTGTCTTGTCATCGGCAGTCTTAGCGGCGTGGTATTCTACAAGGCGATGATGTTCGTTTTCCCTAATGCCGCAGTGACCTCGGAAGGTGCGTATGCACTGTTAGGCATGACCGGTATCATGGCCGGGGTTATGCAGGCCCCATTAAGCAGTATTTTTCTGATTGCCGAAATTACCGGCGGATATGAGGCTATTTTGCTTTTGCTGCTGGTATCTTCCATCTCATCGACGTTAAGCCATATTATCGAACCGGCTTCTTTTTATTTTAAAGATCTTATTGAACGTGGCGAATTCATGCGGCCAGGGACAGATGCAAGAGTTTTGTCAGATCTAAGCTTAAACGAAATCATTGACACCAACTACAAGACCGTATCGGAAAATATGGTTTTTAGAGAATTTATTAATATAATTCGCAATTCAGACCGCAACCACTACCCGGTTATATCTGATGAGACCGGCAATTACCTGGGAATGGTCCGGGTTTCAAGTATCAGAAAATATGCGCTGGAGCCTGCCTTTTATGACATGATATTCCTTAACCAGATCATGGATACGGATATGGTAACGGTCTCTTATGACGATGATCTGCATGATGTACTGGAATTTATGGAGGCCTTTAACATCGATCACATCCCGGTGGTGGATCATAACCGCTTTTCCGGAATGATTTCCAAGTCACGCATACTTGATCTGTACCGCAGGGAACTGATCATGCAAACAAATATACAATAA
- a CDS encoding rhodanese-like domain-containing protein translates to MKWLQFFTPAKSMDTVQAKEFIAKHPNEETTILDVRQPSEYEQSHIPGAVLIPLSELSDRLGELDPDKSTMVYCAIGGRSRVAAQMLAGKGFKKVINMSGGIKAWESEIAVGPQELGIDLFSGKEEPAEVLKVAYSLEQGLRDFYLTLGTQTTNQKVKDLFAKLAEIELNHQKSIFQTYLDIGEENEKMSQKEFESTVEVKSLEGGLSTEQYLGLFNPDLDKETDVISLAMSIEAQALDLYQRVTLSIDNPDSKQVVQKIANEEKAHIESLGKLMDSLKGTN, encoded by the coding sequence ATGAAATGGTTACAGTTTTTTACGCCCGCCAAATCAATGGATACCGTGCAGGCAAAAGAGTTTATTGCTAAACATCCGAACGAGGAAACCACCATCCTTGACGTCCGTCAACCTTCTGAATATGAGCAAAGCCATATCCCAGGCGCAGTTTTGATACCATTGTCCGAGCTTTCAGACCGACTGGGGGAACTTGACCCGGACAAGTCGACCATGGTGTACTGTGCCATAGGCGGTCGCAGCCGGGTTGCTGCGCAGATGCTGGCGGGCAAGGGATTTAAAAAGGTAATCAATATGTCCGGTGGTATAAAGGCATGGGAATCGGAAATCGCCGTAGGCCCTCAGGAGCTGGGTATAGATCTATTCTCGGGGAAAGAAGAACCCGCAGAAGTGCTTAAGGTCGCCTACTCCCTGGAACAGGGCTTGAGGGATTTTTATCTTACCCTGGGCACCCAGACAACCAACCAAAAGGTGAAAGACCTGTTTGCTAAACTTGCTGAAATCGAGTTGAATCATCAAAAGTCCATTTTTCAGACCTATCTGGATATCGGTGAAGAAAATGAGAAGATGTCCCAAAAAGAATTTGAAAGTACGGTTGAAGTCAAATCCTTGGAAGGCGGTCTTTCGACGGAACAATACCTTGGGTTGTTCAACCCGGATCTGGACAAGGAAACGGATGTGATCTCACTTGCCATGTCCATTGAAGCACAGGCTCTGGATCTTTACCAGCGCGTCACATTAAGTATAGACAATCCTGATTCAAAACAGGTTGTTCAAAAAATCGCCAATGAAGAAAAAGCCCACATAGAAAGCTTAGGCAAACTGATGGATTCGCTAAAGGGAACGAATTAA
- a CDS encoding sugar phosphate isomerase/epimerase family protein, whose amino-acid sequence MKIGVMNNPLKSVYQEAEQCGKAGFEFLDLTLEGPNAADVDTQRLKAVLEHYELGIIGHTDPCLPWAYPVSGIRDACLKELERCARIFSCLGARVMNIHPCYFCPPAMKEQRVSFHIEALPPIVDMAASHGLTLVLENYKAPFDRVSVFEKLIAHVPGLKLHLDFGHTNFGKDDHEIFCKILGAHLVHVHFSDNRSRNDDHLPLGVGTVDWQQAVDSLKSISYDNTITLEVFCNDPQMQVTYLDLNRNMVRRLWDESLNP is encoded by the coding sequence ATGAAGATAGGTGTAATGAACAACCCGTTAAAATCAGTTTACCAAGAAGCCGAGCAATGCGGCAAAGCCGGTTTTGAGTTTCTGGATCTAACCCTGGAGGGCCCCAATGCGGCAGATGTTGATACGCAACGACTTAAAGCTGTTTTGGAGCACTACGAACTTGGCATCATCGGACATACCGACCCTTGCCTTCCCTGGGCATATCCTGTGTCTGGGATCAGGGATGCTTGTTTAAAGGAACTTGAGCGGTGTGCACGGATATTTTCTTGTTTGGGTGCAAGGGTGATGAATATTCACCCTTGCTATTTTTGCCCACCCGCAATGAAAGAGCAACGGGTCTCATTCCATATAGAGGCTTTGCCGCCTATTGTTGATATGGCCGCATCCCATGGGCTGACTCTGGTACTTGAAAATTATAAAGCCCCCTTTGACCGGGTGTCTGTTTTTGAAAAACTGATCGCCCATGTACCCGGTCTGAAGCTTCATCTGGACTTTGGACACACCAACTTCGGCAAGGATGACCATGAGATTTTTTGCAAAATACTCGGGGCGCACCTTGTGCATGTCCACTTTTCCGACAACCGGTCAAGAAACGACGATCACCTGCCGTTGGGCGTTGGCACTGTAGACTGGCAGCAGGCGGTGGATTCGTTAAAATCTATCTCCTACGACAACACCATCACCCTGGAAGTTTTCTGCAACGATCCACAAATGCAGGTTACCTATCTGGACCTGAACCGGAATATGGTGCGCAGATTGTGGGATGAATCTCTCAATCCCTAA